In one window of Pseudoliparis swirei isolate HS2019 ecotype Mariana Trench chromosome 15, NWPU_hadal_v1, whole genome shotgun sequence DNA:
- the car15 gene encoding carbonic anhydrase 15, whose amino-acid sequence MTRSRITPGANKTRLSPPVPLKQDVLAAPGPPQRPTPVRSLRAADPTMVWAAALVMTLVSFVISEDYCYDEPRCDPYAWGDMFPSCHPILEEHHSPINLDRQMTRNESLGALHLEGFDVIQTGLWTLKNDGHAVLLQVGDGMSVSGGGLPDVYHTVQLHFHWGGPATNGSEHTVDRRRYPMEMHIVNMKAIHPNMTAALGDPTGLAVLGFFLDVVYADNVHFGLVSQKLSSVAYKGQTTKIKPFPLMNLLPKRNMSQFYRYYGGLTTPPCSQVVVWTLYEVPIYISWAQLAQFTSQIFSTEEDAEQVTPLQNNFRHVHPTFSRVVSVSKDAKLLSGTSGPPFGSGVSLQLLQILLLGRFISGC is encoded by the exons ATGACACGCTCACGGATCACACCGGGAGCAAATAAAACTCGGCTTTCACCCCCGGTCCCATTAAAGCAGGACGTCCTCGCGGCCCCCGGTCCGCCTCAGAGACCGACGCCTGTCAGGAGTCTTCGGGCTGCGGATCCCACGATGGTCTGGGCCGCCGCTCTCGTCATGACTTTGGTTTCCTTCGTTATTTCGG AGGACTACTGTTACGATGAGCCGCGCTGTG ATCCTTACGCGTGGGGAGACATGTTCCCGTCTTGTCACCCTATCCTTGAGGAGCATCACTCTCCCATCAATCTGGACCGCCAGATGACCAGGAACGAGTCTCTGGGAGCTTTACACCTGGAGGGCTTCGATGTGATCCAGACGGGCCTCTGGACCCTGAAGAACGACGGGCACGCTG TCCTTCTGCAGGTCGGCGACGGCATGTCGGTGAGCGGGGGAGGCCTTCCAGATGTGTACCACACCGTCCAGCTGCACTTCCACTGGGGAGGCCCGGCCACCAACGGCTCGGAGCACACGGTGGACCGACGCAGATACCCGATGGAG ATGCACATCGTCAACATGAAGGCCATCCATCCCAACATGACGGCGGCCTTGGGCGACCCGACGGGACTGGCGGTTCTTGGATTCTTTCTTGAC GTTGTTTACGCAGACAACGTGCATTTTGGACTCGTCTCCCAGAAGCTGTCCTCTGTGGCTTACAAAG GCCAAACTACGAAGATCAAGCCGTTCCCGCTGATGAACCTCCTGCCCAAGCGCAACATGAGTCAGTTCTACCGTTATTACGGCGGCCTCACCACCCCGCCGTGTTCTCAAGTGGTCGTGTGGACTCTGTACGAAGTTCCCATCTACATCTCGTGGGCCCAA CTGGCGCAGTTCACCTCACAGATCTTCTCCACGGAGGAGGACGCGGAGCAGGTGACGCCTCTGCAGAACAACTTCCGACACGTCCACCCGACTTTCAGTCGCGTCGTCTCCGTGTCCAAAGACGCCAAACTCCTCAGCGGGACGTCCGGCCCGCCCTTCGGCTCGGGCGTgtcgctgcagctgcttcaaaTCCTTCTGCTGGGACGCTTCATCTCCGGATGTTAG